From one Lycium ferocissimum isolate CSIRO_LF1 chromosome 5, AGI_CSIRO_Lferr_CH_V1, whole genome shotgun sequence genomic stretch:
- the LOC132057587 gene encoding CASP-like protein 4D1 — protein MAKSKLTIISIAVLRILTLLTCKAAIVLTILANNFTLQDGQQINFSNIRGYWYVLAAAGVGVLYSMYQLPFALYHAVKGKRLIKGQLLPILDFYGDKVIAFILASGVGVGFGVSIELKNLTDESIENSADESIDRKLAIELFKEFRDNMDKFYNGGIIASGILLAGFTTMAILTILSSAKRTGRSF, from the exons ATGGCAAAGTCTAAGCTTACAATCATCTCAATTGCTGTTTTGAGGATACTAACTCTCTTGACGTGCAAAGCTGCCATTGTACTTACAATATTAGCCAACAACTTCACACTTCAAGATGGCCAGCAAATTAATTTCTCTAACATCAGGGGCTACTG GTATGTCTTAGCAGCCGCTGGAGTTGGGGTTCTCTATTCAATGTATCAGCTGCCTTTTGCACTGTATCATGCTGTTAAAGGGAAGAGGTTGATCAAGGGCCAGCTTCTGCCAATCCTTGATTTTTACGGAGATAAG GTGATAGCGTTTATATTGGCAAGTGGAGTTGGCGTAGGATTTGGCGTCAGTATTGAACTCAAAAATTTAACAGACGAATCAATCGAAAATTCAGCAGACGAATCAATAGACAGAAAATTAGCAATTGAACTATTTAAAGAATTTAGGGACAACATGGACAAGTTTTATAACGGGGGAATTATTGCCAGTGGCATCCTTCTAGCTGGTTTTACTACCATGGCTATACTCACTATTCTTAGTTCTGCCAAGCGCACAGGAAGAAGCTTTTAG
- the LOC132057586 gene encoding CASP-like protein 4D1, producing MATSKRTIINSIAVLRILTLAACAAALALIVTNNFKLDGDKTKFSDIKGNRYVLAAAAGGAVYSLIQLPFAVYQALNEKRLIKGQFLPMFDFYGDKVIAFFLASGVGVGFGVSIELKKFIDQLVDGLEVLGVDGLEEFEDKTKKFLDRGIVASGVLLAGFATMAILTILTSSNRNGRGF from the exons ATGGCAACGTCTAAGCGTACAATTATCAACTCAATTGCAGTACTGAGGATACTCACTCTCGCGGCGTGTGCAGCTGCACTTGCGCTTATTGTAACGAACAACTTCAAACTTGATGGCGACAAAACCAAATTCAGTGACATCAAAGGCAACAG GTATGTATTAGCTGCGGCTGCAGGGGGAGCGGTCTATTCATTAATTCAGCTGCCTTTCGCAGTATATCAAGCCCTCAACGAGAAGAGGTTGATCAAGGGCCAGTTTCTGCCTATGTTTGATTTTTACGGTGATAAG GTGATAGCGTTCTTCTTGGCAAGTGGAGTTGGCGTAGGATTTGGCGTCAGTATTGAACTCAAAAAATTCATAGACCAATTAGTTGACGGCTTGGAAGTTTTAGGGGTAGATGGACTTGAAGAATTTGAGGACAAGACCAAAAAATTTCTGGACAGGGGAATTGTTGCTAGTGGAGTCCTCCTAGCTGGTTTTGCTACCATGGCTATACTCACCATTCTTACTTCTTCCAACCGCAATGGAAGAGGCTTCTAG